In Ostrea edulis chromosome 6, xbOstEdul1.1, whole genome shotgun sequence, a single window of DNA contains:
- the LOC125683666 gene encoding slit homolog 1 protein-like, which yields MLICSQQLRVHLIRLDFLSGMAVTKYFVIFGLLCFFTDGKKCPTDCHCYDDEIDCSRNQLLEIPTEIPETARTLKMNFNQVSTLDAKITLPLRNLRNLELHSNALHDIKPETFVAMNNLEKLVISKNSLKSLPKKTFFQMRNLKTLLLNENLLETIDGAISDLRSLEMLDLSRNRLTQLTAKAFVNLPKLRNLKLGHNDIVSIAMDTFTSLTSMIMLDLGNNPLRSLDGVLSSDSNLSLLGIKKCQLSTFPSGLPRSVQFIDASENNLTRIGKEELHLNVVLLTLSDNKISEVEEGAFSQLDKLSKLELQNNYLTEIPQISSTVHHLNIQSNMINHMETDSFPQNSQLEELFLQRNLISNITQNVFRNIPLLTKLSIGENLIQNLSSRLFYNVPNLSHLNINKIHIEKISESVFDNLKTLQTLSMSGITSTPNSIQGNFLQPLLDLQSLNLRNSPSVAKYLLESKEMQRSLGYLSELNLMSNNITTLASQIMGSLPRIETLNISDNNFHCDQRLVWFGQWIKLGSSQFPEPDKIVCYTPRELQGRPIYQMENSDFVPTTTSPSNKHITVNIATFKPSRKPLGPDSMSDEQTSSASSTNSQFIALTISVSVFIILVAVAFVVFHVCRQSRGLVYNRSTIINHPPPVNFFISNEENAPVPPPPKLSRQDRSSVTSQTSKDITSEEQGVKVYTWSG from the coding sequence atgttaatttGCAGTCAACAATTACGTGTGCATTTGATACGCTTGGATTTTCTTTCTGGTATGGctgtaacaaaatattttgtgatttttggACTATTGTGTTTCTTTACGGATGGAAAAAAATGTCCCACTGACTGTCATTGCTATGACGACGAAATTGACTGTTCCAGAAATCAGCTATTAGAAATTCCTACAGAAATACCAGAAACTGCCCGAACTCTCAAAATGAACTTTAATCAAGTGAGTACTTTGGATGCTAAAATCACTTTACCTTTGAGGAATCTGAGAAATCTGGAATTACATAGTAATGCTCTTCATGATATCAAACCTGAAACCTTTGTGGCGATGAACAACTTGGAAAAACTGGTAATTTCTAAAAACTCCTTAAAGAGTCTCCCAAAAAAAACGTTTTTTCAAATGAGGAATCTAAAAACTCTACTTCTAAATGAAAACCTTCTTGAAACAATTGATGGGGCAATCTCAGACTTACGATCTCTGGAAATGTTAGATTTATCGAGAAATCGGCTAACACAACTAACTGCCAAAGCTTTCGTGAATTTACCTAAACTTCGGAACCTAAAATTAGGCCATAATGACATTGTTTCCATTGCCATGGATACATTTACATCCCTGACGTCGATGATAATGCTGGACCTTGGAAACAATCCGCTGCGTAGTTTAGATGGAGTTTTATCCTCGGACTCAAACTTGTCACTGCTTGGTATCAAGAAATGTCAACTTTCAACCTTCCCCTCAGGGTTACCTCGATCAGTTCAATTTATTGACGCTAGTGAAAACAACCTGACACGAATTGGCAAGGAAGAACTTCATCTCAATGTGGTTCTTCTCACACTCAGTGATAATAAGATCTCGGAGGTAGAGGAAGGAGCTTTTTCACAGCTGGACAAATTAAGCAAATTAGAACTCCAAAACAACTACCTAACAGAGATTCCCCAAATCTCCTCCACAGTTCACCATCTCAACATTCAAAGTAACATGATTAATCACATGGAAACTGATTCCTTTCCACAAAATTCTCAGCTTGAGGAGTTGTTCCTTCAGAGGAATCTGATTTCCAATATCACACAGAATGTTTTCAGAAATATTCCTCTGCTTACCAAGCTAAGTATAGGagaaaacctcattcaaaaTCTAAGTTCAAGATTGTTTTACAATGTGCCAAACCTGTCTCatttaaacataaacaaaatacatattgAAAAGATTTCTGAAAGTGTGTTTGATAATCTAAAAACCCTTCAAACATTGTCCATGTCAGGAATAACCAGCACACCAAATTCCATTCAAGGAAATTTTCTACAACCACTGTTAGATTTACAGTCTCTAAATCTAAGAAACAGTCCTAGTGTAGCCAAATACCTGCTGGAGTCCAAAGAAATGCAGAGAAGTCTGGGATACCTGTCTGAACTGAATCTCATGTCTAACAACATCACCACCCTCGCCTCTCAAATCATGGGAAGTCTACCTCGTATAGAAACTCTGAATATCTCTGACAACAACTTCCACTGTGATCAGAGACTTGTCTGGTTCGGACAATGGATTAAACTTGGATCCAGTCAGTTTCCGGAGCCTGATAAAATCGTCTGCTACACGCCTAGAGAACTTCAAGGTCGACCAATCTACCAAATGGAAAATTCCGACTTTGTTCCAACCACGACGTCTCCGTCTAATAAACATATCACTGTCAACATAGCAACCTTTAAACCGTCACGGAAACCACTCGGACCCGACAGCATGTCAGACGAGCAGACATCGTCAGCTTCCTCTACAAACAGCCAGTTCATCGCCTTGACAATCTCTGTGTCTGTATTTATAATCCTTGTGGCAGTAGCTTTCGTCGTCTTTCATGTGTGTCGACAATCACGCGGTCTGGTGTATAACAGATCCACCATCATCAATCATCCCCCTCCTGTCAACTTCTTCATATCAAATGAAGAAAATGCCCCTGTACCCCCGCCACCAAAATTATCCCGACAAGATCGGAGCTCCGTGACCTCTCAGACGTCAAAAGACATTACCAGCGAAGAGCAGGGAGTGAAAGTTTACACCTGGAGTGGATGA